One Dromiciops gliroides isolate mDroGli1 chromosome 3, mDroGli1.pri, whole genome shotgun sequence DNA segment encodes these proteins:
- the P2RY8 gene encoding P2Y purinoceptor 8 produces the protein MNSNVSQLDNETILMLENPIIAVALPIVYSLVALISIPGNLFSLWVLSCHTKPKSPSVIFMINLCITDLMLAVALPFQIFYHLNSNNWPFGKFLCNLVTVVFYTNMYSSILTMTCISVERFLGVVYPLTSTRWRRKRYAVLACVGIWFLLLLALSPMAITDLTYEVKALGIITCFDVLKWNMLPSLAVWAIFLFTLFIFLFLIPFIVTVACYIATILKLIRTSGRYGNGQKSRSICLAGIVLLAFVTCFAPNNFILLVHMVSRLYFNKSYYHIYKLTLCLSCLNNCLDPFIYYFASKEFHQKLRKFLGKNSLFSDSSEARRESLFSARTLSGRSMSSGQGEGSSAGSRACLKRQESLF, from the coding sequence ATGAATAGCAACGTATCCCAGCTGGATAATGAAACAATACTGATGCTTGAGAACCCAATCATTGCTGTGGCCCTCCCAATCGTGTACTCGCTGGTAGCCTTAATCAGCATCCCTGGGAATCTCTTTTCCCTCTGGGTGCTGTCCTGCCACACCAAACCCAAATCACCTTCGGTCATCTTTATGATCAACCTTTGCATTACCGACCTCATGCTGGCTGTAGCCCTCCCTTTTCAGATCTTCTATCACCTGAACAGTAACAACTGGCCCTTTGGGAAGTTCCTCTGTAACCTGGTGACAGTTGTCTTCTATACCAACATGTACTCCTCCATACTGACCATGACCTGCATCAGTGTAGAGCGGTTCCTGGGGGTTGTGTACCCCTTGACTTCTACCaggtggagaaggaagagatatgCGGTGTTGGCTTGTGTAGGCATATGGTTCCTTTTGCTACTCGCCCTGTCTCCAATGGCTATCACAGACCTGACCTATGAAGTGAAAGCCCTGGGGATCATCACCTGCTTCGACGTCCTCAAGTGGAATATGCTGCCTAGCCTTGCGGTCTGGGCCATCTTCCTCTTCACActgttcatttttctcttccttattccCTTCATCGTAACTGTAGCCTGCTACATCGCCACCATCCTGAAGCTGATCCGGACTTCTGGAAGGTATGGGAATGGGCAGAAGAGTCGATCCATCTGTCTCGCTGGCATTGTCCTCCTTGCCTTTGTCACCTGTTTTGCTCCTAACAACTTCATACTCTTAGTGCACATGGTCAGCCGCTTGTATTTCAACAAGAGCTACTACCACATCTATAAACTCACCCTCTGTCTCAGCTGTCTCAACAACTGCTTGGACCCCTTCATTTACTACTTTGCCTCCAAAGAGTTTCATCAGAAATTAAGGAAGTTCCTAGGAAAAAATTCACTCTTCAGCGATAGCTCAGAGGCCAGAAGGGAAAGTCTGTTCTCTGCCCGGACACTGTCAGGCAGATCAATGTCAAGCGGACAGGGGGAAGGGTCATCTGCAGGCAGCCGGGCCTGTTTGAAAAGGCAGGAAAGCTTGTTTTAA